The Luteolibacter arcticus genome has a window encoding:
- a CDS encoding tyrosine-type recombinase/integrase, which translates to MGRKLTLKPRFDKSRQEWVLSIPARLSPTGARRRLFWARGEEQEAIDYADKLKTGLDHFKDRAKDISPDLMRAAVKWNDVVMEYGFHGLEHFCATKLAELDAASKSPTLSSLLDAFEKDHQKNWSPQYLGKRWKPFRKRLHEVEPKKISVLDESFWRDWLAEWKKADKPGPTTYNQQMGMLRSIFELTAARKVHPINPFSDLPGAKDAKKAVPVSSPAEVRRLLAAAWEHDREMVPYFATCYFAGLRPDSEAKRVRFEHFDWKEGHLKVGVTKTDDNPTRHVHIEDALRQWMRAWMRKKGSIIPDNFAKRRRRLIYGFHTTPGATIGDEAKWKQLVPWGHDISRHTYGSMWEAAHRGEEGSVETLVANMGHVDFKTFRRYYLNSRPRSEGAEFWAIRPPTADGNIIAMA; encoded by the coding sequence ATGGGCCGCAAGCTCACGCTTAAACCACGCTTCGACAAGTCCCGCCAGGAGTGGGTGCTTTCCATCCCCGCAAGGCTGTCCCCGACCGGCGCGAGACGCCGCCTTTTCTGGGCACGCGGAGAGGAACAGGAGGCCATCGACTACGCCGACAAGCTCAAGACCGGCCTGGACCACTTCAAGGACCGGGCGAAGGACATCAGCCCCGACCTCATGCGTGCCGCCGTGAAGTGGAATGACGTCGTGATGGAATACGGCTTCCACGGCCTCGAGCACTTCTGCGCGACGAAGCTGGCCGAGCTGGATGCCGCCAGCAAGTCCCCCACCCTTTCCTCCCTGCTGGATGCGTTCGAAAAGGACCACCAGAAGAACTGGTCACCCCAATACCTGGGCAAGCGCTGGAAGCCTTTCCGCAAGCGCCTCCACGAGGTCGAGCCCAAGAAGATCTCCGTTCTCGACGAAAGCTTCTGGCGCGACTGGCTCGCCGAGTGGAAGAAGGCCGACAAGCCCGGCCCCACGACCTACAACCAACAGATGGGCATGCTCCGCTCGATCTTCGAGCTGACTGCGGCGCGAAAGGTCCATCCTATCAATCCATTCTCCGATCTCCCCGGCGCCAAGGACGCGAAGAAGGCGGTGCCCGTGTCGTCGCCAGCCGAGGTCCGCCGGCTCTTGGCAGCAGCGTGGGAGCACGACCGCGAGATGGTCCCCTACTTCGCCACCTGCTACTTCGCCGGCCTGCGCCCCGACTCCGAAGCCAAGCGCGTCCGCTTTGAGCATTTCGACTGGAAGGAAGGCCACCTCAAGGTCGGTGTCACCAAGACCGACGACAATCCCACCCGCCACGTTCACATCGAGGACGCTCTCCGCCAATGGATGCGCGCATGGATGAGGAAGAAAGGCAGCATCATTCCCGACAACTTCGCCAAGCGCCGGCGCCGCCTCATCTACGGCTTTCACACCACACCAGGCGCGACGATCGGCGACGAGGCGAAGTGGAAGCAGCTCGTGCCGTGGGGACACGACATCTCGCGCCACACCTACGGCTCGATGTGGGAAGCCGCCCACCGCGGGGAGGAAGGTTCCGTCGAGACGCTCGTCGCGAACATGGGCCACGTCGATTTCAAGACCTTCCGCCGCTACTACCTCAACTCCCGCCCGCGCTCCGAGGGCGCGGAGTTCTGGGCCATCCGCCCGCCCACGGCAGACGGCAACATCATCGCCATGGCTTGA
- a CDS encoding S24 family peptidase — protein sequence MKFPQSTMDKLDLAAELTGLPKQELIRFCTAIGLEDLKKVGFDLAKLVSDTARPELVKPGAVVPFESKVAEEPARRTIDLTDGPRAWVDFKGGLAAGAPIDGDLVEEPIPSLKQWPDDHYALRVFGRSMEPKVRDGALIIVKAWPTDKGTPRKGTLVVYHDGHGASLKEFGYRKAEAGEEGDSFGNVAVLRSINKAFPDVQMLEGGKIEAVLVDVL from the coding sequence GTGAAATTCCCACAGTCGACCATGGACAAGCTGGATCTGGCGGCTGAGCTAACAGGTTTGCCAAAACAGGAGCTGATCCGCTTTTGCACGGCGATCGGTCTTGAGGATTTGAAGAAGGTGGGCTTCGACCTGGCGAAGCTGGTTTCCGATACGGCGCGGCCGGAACTGGTCAAGCCGGGGGCGGTGGTTCCTTTCGAATCCAAGGTGGCGGAAGAGCCCGCAAGACGGACTATCGATCTAACAGACGGCCCGCGGGCATGGGTGGATTTCAAGGGCGGTCTGGCCGCGGGTGCGCCGATCGACGGGGATCTGGTGGAAGAGCCGATCCCGTCTCTAAAGCAGTGGCCGGACGATCACTATGCGTTGCGGGTCTTCGGCCGCTCGATGGAGCCAAAAGTCCGGGATGGTGCGCTGATCATCGTGAAGGCGTGGCCAACGGACAAGGGGACACCCAGGAAGGGCACACTCGTGGTCTATCACGACGGGCACGGGGCCTCGCTCAAGGAATTCGGCTATCGCAAGGCGGAGGCCGGCGAGGAAGGAGACAGCTTCGGCAATGTGGCGGTGTTGCGGTCAATCAACAAGGCCTTCCCTGACGTGCAGATGCTGGAGGGCGGGAAGATCGAGGCAGTGCTGGTGGATGTGCTCTAA
- a CDS encoding 3'-5' exonuclease, with amino-acid sequence MKDLFLDIEALGRKPGSAIIQLGAIVFDPDTGATAEEFHRYINPNPDLFTSDLGTLAWHAEQGTWPHPPGLEITDEAAAFCEFVEWFGTLAHAGHVIEDAWSWGITYDFGLLAPYFEHYTGGAPWRYRQVTDARSFWKRAFPGIKHKDRPHHALEDCRDGIKDLVSALRELTAGRDLARDLERWEHECGESTDIVPPENGRKLWPIIARAKDIAFSPAGEEVAP; translated from the coding sequence ATGAAAGACCTCTTCCTCGACATCGAAGCCCTCGGCCGGAAGCCCGGCTCCGCCATCATCCAACTCGGTGCCATCGTCTTCGACCCCGACACCGGCGCCACGGCGGAGGAATTCCACCGCTACATCAATCCGAATCCCGACCTGTTCACCTCCGACCTCGGCACCCTCGCTTGGCATGCCGAGCAAGGCACGTGGCCGCATCCTCCCGGCCTCGAGATCACCGATGAAGCCGCCGCCTTCTGCGAGTTTGTCGAATGGTTCGGCACCCTCGCCCACGCCGGCCACGTCATCGAAGACGCATGGAGTTGGGGCATCACCTACGACTTCGGCCTCCTTGCCCCCTACTTCGAGCACTACACCGGCGGCGCGCCGTGGCGATATCGGCAGGTCACCGACGCCCGCTCATTCTGGAAGCGCGCCTTTCCCGGCATCAAGCACAAGGACCGGCCCCACCACGCGCTCGAGGACTGCCGCGATGGGATCAAGGACCTCGTCAGCGCCCTTCGCGAACTGACCGCCGGCCGTGACCTTGCCCGCGACTTGGAGCGCTGGGAACACGAGTGCGGCGAATCCACCGATATCGTCCCCCCCGAAAACGGCCGCAAGCTCTGGCCGATCATCGCCCGGGCCAAGGACATCGCGTTCTCACCGGCTGGCGAGGAGGTGGCACCGTGA
- a CDS encoding DNA methyltransferase → MNAVADPAYEAYMDFLRAKVKLSESWGFDCDDSEIHPMLKPHQRAAVRWNVEGGRRADFLAFGLGKTFVQLETVRIVRSKAGGLALIVLPLGVRLEFARDAAKLGIKVKFIRRADEIEDDETIYLTNYQTIRDGKLDPALFTVASLDEASCLRGFGGTKTFREFMALFTGDAGPGRERNGTSRVPYRFVATATPSPNDYIELLAYAAFLGIMDVSQAKTRFFKRDSTKADKLTLHKHKEKEFWLWVASWALFIQKPSDLGFSDEGYDLPELDIRWHEVPTDHSTAAPEMSGQGRLFRDSNLGVQEAAAEKRDSLPARLAKLLEIRAEDPAAHRILWHDLEREREALERSIPGLVSVYGSQAEADQEGAIIGFSDGLVPELAGKPCMLGSGCNFQRHCAWAIYLGIGFKFNDLIQSIHRLRRFLQTRRVRIDLIYTEAERGIRKETERKWKQHNTMVQQMADIIKEHGLSLASMAQTLSRKMGVERVVVSGPGYDLYNNDNVLELRGMRSNSIGFGLTSIPFSTQYEYSPNYADYGHSEGNEEFFRQMDFSTPEVLRVLMPGRIAAVHVKDRIVPGGMTGLGFQTVYPFHVETIHHFVKHGFAYMGMITIVTDVVRENAQTYRLGHTEVCKDSTKMGVGMPEYLLLFRKPPSSTEKSYADLPVRHLSGREQLCKGCRKIFPAPKRKQKPHERCPECNGEMTRTKHDNEHGPKCYTRTRWQIDAHAFHRSNGDRHLTPEELKGLTHKEIFRLFRGHDLSSIYELEHHVKVGEALELAGKLPTDFMLLQPQSQSDEVWTDITRMLTLNNAQSAAGRENHLCPMQFDIADRAIERWSNPGDTVLDWFGGLMTVPFRAIKKGRKGVGIELSAPYFLDGASYCAAAAAELNTPSLFDLMGGEEAEDDGEGVAA, encoded by the coding sequence ATGAACGCCGTCGCCGATCCTGCCTACGAGGCCTACATGGACTTCCTCCGCGCGAAGGTGAAGCTCTCCGAGTCGTGGGGCTTTGACTGCGACGACAGCGAGATCCACCCGATGCTCAAGCCGCACCAGCGCGCGGCCGTGCGGTGGAATGTCGAGGGCGGCCGGCGTGCCGACTTCCTCGCCTTCGGTCTGGGGAAGACCTTCGTGCAGCTCGAAACGGTGCGGATCGTGCGGAGCAAGGCGGGAGGCCTCGCGCTGATCGTGCTGCCGCTGGGCGTGCGGCTCGAGTTCGCCCGGGACGCGGCGAAGCTCGGGATCAAGGTGAAGTTCATCCGGCGGGCCGATGAGATCGAGGATGATGAAACGATCTACCTCACCAACTACCAGACGATTCGCGACGGGAAGCTCGACCCCGCGCTATTCACCGTGGCGAGCCTCGACGAGGCGAGCTGTCTGCGCGGCTTCGGTGGCACCAAGACCTTCCGCGAGTTCATGGCGCTCTTCACCGGCGATGCCGGCCCGGGCAGGGAGAGGAATGGTACCAGCCGCGTCCCGTATCGGTTCGTTGCCACTGCCACACCCTCGCCGAACGACTACATCGAGCTGCTCGCCTACGCGGCCTTCCTCGGTATCATGGACGTGAGCCAGGCGAAGACGCGGTTCTTCAAGCGGGACTCGACCAAGGCGGACAAGCTCACCCTCCACAAGCACAAGGAAAAGGAGTTCTGGCTGTGGGTCGCCTCGTGGGCGCTGTTCATCCAGAAGCCCTCCGACCTCGGCTTCTCGGATGAGGGCTACGACCTGCCGGAGCTGGACATCCGCTGGCACGAGGTGCCGACCGATCACAGCACGGCCGCGCCGGAGATGAGTGGCCAAGGCCGGCTCTTCCGGGATTCCAATCTTGGTGTGCAGGAGGCTGCGGCCGAGAAGCGCGATTCACTGCCGGCGCGCTTGGCCAAGCTGTTAGAAATCCGCGCGGAAGATCCCGCCGCGCACCGGATCCTGTGGCACGACCTGGAGCGCGAGCGGGAAGCGCTGGAGCGATCGATCCCGGGCCTCGTGTCCGTTTACGGCTCGCAGGCCGAGGCAGACCAGGAGGGTGCCATCATCGGCTTCTCCGATGGCTTGGTCCCCGAACTGGCCGGCAAGCCGTGCATGCTCGGCAGCGGCTGCAATTTCCAGCGCCACTGCGCATGGGCCATCTACCTCGGGATCGGATTCAAGTTCAACGATCTCATCCAGTCCATCCACCGGCTGCGGCGGTTCCTGCAGACGCGCAGGGTCCGCATCGACCTGATCTACACCGAGGCCGAGCGCGGCATTCGCAAGGAGACGGAACGGAAGTGGAAGCAACACAACACCATGGTTCAACAAATGGCTGACATCATCAAAGAGCACGGCCTTTCGCTCGCCAGCATGGCCCAGACGCTTTCGCGGAAGATGGGCGTGGAACGGGTCGTGGTCTCCGGGCCGGGCTACGATCTCTACAACAACGACAACGTCCTCGAGCTACGCGGGATGAGGTCGAACAGCATCGGCTTCGGGCTGACCAGCATCCCCTTCTCGACCCAATACGAGTATTCCCCCAACTACGCCGACTACGGGCACAGCGAGGGCAACGAGGAGTTCTTCCGGCAAATGGACTTCTCCACGCCGGAGGTGCTCCGCGTGCTGATGCCAGGGCGCATCGCCGCGGTGCACGTGAAGGACCGGATCGTGCCCGGCGGGATGACCGGCCTCGGCTTCCAGACGGTCTATCCCTTCCACGTCGAGACCATCCATCACTTCGTGAAGCACGGCTTCGCCTATATGGGCATGATCACCATCGTGACCGATGTGGTCCGGGAGAATGCCCAGACCTACCGGCTCGGCCACACGGAGGTGTGCAAGGACTCGACCAAGATGGGGGTGGGCATGCCGGAATACCTGCTGCTGTTCCGCAAGCCGCCGAGCAGCACGGAGAAGAGCTACGCCGACCTGCCCGTCCGGCACCTGTCCGGCCGCGAGCAGCTTTGCAAAGGCTGCCGGAAGATCTTCCCGGCGCCGAAGCGGAAACAGAAGCCGCACGAGCGGTGCCCGGAGTGCAATGGGGAAATGACCCGCACCAAGCACGACAACGAGCACGGCCCGAAGTGCTACACCCGCACCCGCTGGCAGATCGACGCCCACGCCTTCCACCGGTCGAATGGCGATCGCCACCTGACCCCGGAGGAATTGAAGGGCCTGACCCACAAGGAAATCTTCCGCCTCTTCCGCGGTCACGACCTCTCCAGCATCTACGAGTTGGAACACCACGTGAAGGTGGGCGAGGCGCTCGAACTCGCGGGCAAGCTGCCCACCGATTTCATGCTGCTGCAACCGCAGAGCCAGAGCGACGAGGTCTGGACCGACATCACGCGGATGCTGACGCTGAACAATGCCCAGTCCGCCGCCGGCCGCGAGAATCACCTCTGCCCGATGCAGTTCGACATCGCCGATCGGGCGATCGAGCGATGGAGCAATCCGGGGGACACGGTGCTCGATTGGTTCGGCGGGCTGATGACGGTGCCTTTCCGCGCGATCAAGAAGGGGCGCAAGGGGGTGGGCATCGAACTTTCCGCGCCCTACTTCCTCGACGGTGCCAGCTACTGCGCCGCCGCCGCGGCCGAGCTGAACACCCCGAGCCTCTTTGACCTGATGGGCGGGGAAGAGGCGGA